The Acidobacteriota bacterium genome contains a region encoding:
- the aspS gene encoding aspartate--tRNA ligase: MLKTRNCGELRMTDAGATVTLAGWLARRRDHGGLIFIDLRDRSGVVQVTADPTFANAYAAAERARSEYVLQVTGKVRPRPEGMVNPNLESGEVEVLAESIVLLNTSRTPPIPLDDDGYKTDEITRLKYRYLDLRRERLQRNLILRHRTIKFMRDYLDRRGFLEIETPMLIKSTPEGARDYVVPSRVQHGKFYALPQSPQQLKQLLMVAGFEKYFQIARCMRDEDLRGDRQPEFTQLDLEMSFAGRDDILEVVEGLVTELVPAVVPHKRLFTPFPVMSYAEAMARYGTDKPDLRFGMEIVDVSAAVQGSDLRFLADALASGGSVQCIVAPGCASWSRRELDNLVELARAAGAKNLGTLGWTAGGLKGSLARQLRPEEAAEIARLCGAGEGDLACVVADRAAAGCKALGALRLELRDRLRLAPPDLLAFGWVVDFPMFEWDEGEGRWNFMHHPFTSPKEEHLDMLESDPGKVMSEAYDLVCNGYELSSGSIRIHRREVQARIFKCLGYGEEEVRERFGHMLDAFEYGAPPHGGMAPGVDRLVMLLADEPNIREVIAFPKTASAADVMFDAPSELEPRHLRELHIRTGE, translated from the coding sequence ATGCTGAAGACGCGGAATTGTGGCGAGTTGCGAATGACGGACGCCGGTGCTACGGTGACCCTGGCCGGCTGGCTGGCCCGGCGCCGGGACCACGGGGGCCTGATCTTCATCGACCTGCGCGACCGGTCGGGGGTGGTGCAGGTGACGGCCGACCCGACCTTCGCCAACGCCTACGCGGCCGCCGAGAGGGCGCGCAGCGAGTACGTGCTCCAGGTCACGGGGAAGGTGCGGCCGCGGCCCGAGGGGATGGTCAACCCCAACCTCGAGAGCGGGGAGGTCGAAGTCCTGGCCGAGTCGATCGTCCTTCTCAACACCTCCCGGACCCCGCCGATCCCGCTCGACGACGACGGCTACAAGACGGACGAGATCACCCGGCTGAAATACCGCTACCTCGACCTGCGCCGGGAGCGGCTGCAGCGCAACCTGATCCTGCGCCACCGGACGATCAAGTTCATGCGCGATTACCTCGACCGGCGGGGGTTCCTGGAGATCGAGACCCCGATGCTGATCAAGTCGACGCCGGAGGGGGCGCGCGACTACGTCGTCCCCAGCCGGGTGCAGCACGGGAAGTTCTACGCCCTGCCGCAGAGCCCGCAGCAGTTGAAGCAGCTGCTGATGGTGGCGGGGTTCGAAAAATATTTCCAGATAGCCCGCTGCATGCGGGACGAGGACCTGCGCGGGGACCGTCAGCCGGAATTCACCCAGCTCGACCTGGAGATGTCGTTCGCCGGCCGCGACGACATCCTCGAGGTGGTCGAGGGCCTGGTCACGGAGCTGGTCCCGGCGGTGGTGCCGCACAAGCGGCTCTTCACCCCCTTCCCGGTCATGAGCTACGCCGAGGCGATGGCGCGCTACGGGACCGACAAGCCCGACCTCCGCTTCGGGATGGAGATCGTCGACGTCTCGGCGGCGGTGCAGGGTTCCGACCTCCGCTTCCTGGCCGACGCGCTCGCCTCCGGCGGCTCGGTCCAGTGCATCGTGGCCCCCGGCTGCGCCTCCTGGTCGCGCCGGGAGCTCGACAACCTGGTCGAACTGGCCCGCGCCGCGGGGGCGAAAAACCTCGGCACCCTGGGGTGGACGGCCGGGGGGCTCAAGGGGAGCCTCGCCCGGCAGCTCCGGCCCGAAGAGGCGGCGGAGATCGCGCGCCTCTGCGGCGCCGGGGAAGGGGACCTCGCCTGCGTCGTGGCGGACAGGGCCGCGGCCGGGTGCAAGGCGCTGGGCGCCCTGCGGCTCGAGCTGCGCGACCGGCTCCGCCTGGCTCCCCCCGACCTGCTCGCCTTCGGCTGGGTGGTCGACTTTCCCATGTTCGAGTGGGACGAGGGGGAGGGGCGCTGGAACTTCATGCACCACCCCTTCACCAGCCCCAAGGAGGAGCACCTGGACATGCTCGAGAGCGATCCGGGGAAGGTGATGAGCGAGGCCTACGACCTGGTCTGCAACGGGTACGAACTGTCGAGCGGCAGCATCCGTATCCACCGCCGGGAGGTGCAGGCGCGCATCTTCAAGTGCCTGGGGTACGGGGAGGAGGAGGTCCGGGAGCGGTTCGGCCACATGCTCGACGCCTTCGAGTACGGCGCGCCGCCGCACGGGGGGATGGCGCCGGGGGTGGACCGGCTGGTGATGCTCCTGGCCGACGAGCCGAACATCCGCGAGGTGATCGCCTTCCCCAAGACCGCCAGCGCCGCCGACGTCATGTTCGACGCCCCCTCGGAACTGGAGCCGCGCCACCTGCGCGAGCTCCATATCCGGACCGGGGAATAG
- a CDS encoding DUF4097 domain-containing protein yields the protein MRYGLLLMLVGFLPSLYAREAPSPAPYVERQEKEFKFYPGGKVGIDLDVPGTLRVVGWKRGTVRMEAEKIVFYSSADQAREFLSHPPIRIRHNDTSVTIGVTGAPEPPAILEVNLTLYVPADRTDLLIRMQQGDLALEGVNGWIEATLGEGSVEVRSVSGYFSASTLKGDIDVEMSDRRWRGQEFAAMTREGSIELRLPEEYSAALQLETRDGAIEVDYPPQEVDGELLPPEIVIKDSTRLLRASVGDGGAPVKLTTQSGDVRLERALP from the coding sequence ATGCGTTACGGACTGCTGCTGATGCTGGTAGGATTCCTTCCGTCTCTGTACGCCCGGGAAGCGCCGAGCCCCGCCCCTTACGTGGAGCGGCAGGAGAAGGAATTCAAGTTTTACCCCGGCGGGAAGGTGGGAATCGACCTCGACGTCCCGGGGACCCTCCGGGTCGTGGGCTGGAAGCGGGGGACCGTCCGGATGGAGGCCGAAAAGATCGTTTTCTATTCCTCCGCGGACCAGGCCCGGGAGTTCCTCTCCCATCCCCCCATCCGGATCCGCCACAACGACACCAGCGTCACCATCGGGGTCACGGGCGCGCCCGAACCCCCGGCCATCCTCGAGGTCAACCTCACCCTGTACGTCCCCGCCGACCGGACCGACCTCCTGATCCGGATGCAGCAGGGGGACCTGGCGCTCGAGGGGGTCAACGGCTGGATCGAGGCCACCCTGGGGGAGGGGAGCGTGGAGGTCCGGTCGGTGTCGGGCTATTTCTCGGCCAGCACCCTCAAGGGGGACATCGACGTGGAGATGTCCGACCGGAGGTGGCGCGGGCAGGAATTCGCCGCCATGACCCGGGAGGGGTCGATCGAGCTGCGGCTGCCGGAGGAGTACTCGGCCGCGCTCCAGCTCGAGACCCGCGACGGCGCGATCGAGGTCGACTATCCCCCGCAGGAGGTGGACGGGGAGCTCCTCCCCCCGGAGATCGTCATCAAGGATTCGACCCGGCTCCTGCGCGCCTCGGTCGGGGACGGGGGCGCCCCGGTGAAGCTCACCACCCAGTCGGGCGACGTGCGCCTCGAGCGCGCCCTGCCGTAG
- a CDS encoding cell wall-active antibiotics response protein — protein sequence MKRASWIAGAWVLLLAGCGPGGTPVPADIANLSQERPIGDETGLEADIRFDLGTVEITREAEALYSLDLEYDRSRYEPRVEYAPGAKGRLSCRLENRREGGLRREHPNRLRLGFADSVPLDLRLASGVGETRLSLSGIRLESLDMESGVGAVKISAYEPNPIRCDEVRFRSGVGSLEAVGLANLNFGVLRFEGGVGGATLDFSGEWRQDADIHIEVGVGGVDLRFPRETGVRVDAAKNFLSGVQLEGFTLRDGAWYSDNYDRAAVKVDVKAATGVGGLKVGWI from the coding sequence ATGAAAAGAGCATCGTGGATAGCCGGGGCCTGGGTTCTCCTCCTCGCCGGGTGCGGTCCCGGGGGAACCCCCGTCCCCGCCGACATCGCCAACCTCAGCCAGGAGCGCCCCATCGGGGACGAGACCGGGCTGGAGGCGGACATCCGCTTCGACCTGGGGACGGTCGAGATCACCCGGGAGGCGGAAGCCCTCTACTCCCTCGACCTGGAATACGACCGCAGCCGGTACGAACCCCGGGTGGAGTACGCCCCCGGGGCCAAGGGACGCCTCTCCTGCCGGCTCGAGAACCGGCGCGAGGGGGGCCTCCGGCGGGAGCACCCTAACCGCCTGCGGCTCGGTTTCGCCGACTCGGTCCCCCTCGACCTGCGCCTGGCCTCGGGGGTGGGGGAAACGCGCCTCTCCCTCTCCGGCATCCGCCTCGAAAGCCTCGACATGGAATCGGGGGTGGGGGCGGTGAAGATCTCGGCCTACGAGCCGAACCCGATCCGGTGCGACGAGGTCCGCTTCCGCAGCGGGGTGGGGAGCCTCGAGGCGGTCGGGCTGGCGAACCTCAATTTCGGCGTGCTCCGGTTCGAGGGGGGGGTGGGGGGGGCCACCCTCGATTTTTCTGGGGAATGGCGCCAGGATGCCGATATTCATATTGAGGTGGGGGTGGGAGGCGTCGACCTGCGCTTCCCCCGGGAAACGGGGGTGAGGGTGGACGCGGCCAAAAATTTCCTGAGCGGGGTCCAGCTCGAGGGCTTCACCCTCCGGGACGGCGCCTGGTACAGCGATAACTACGACCGGGCCGCCGTCAAGGTCGACGTCAAGGCCGCCACCGGGGTCGGAGGACTCAAAGTCGGCTGGATCTAA
- a CDS encoding zf-HC2 domain-containing protein: MDCIHAEEMMSAYLESALPPGEARLLEEHLAGCGACAALPGRMRAVIDACGRFPVLEPDPALLDRILLATSGRPRSRSFSEWVRTLWRPLLTPRLAVGSGLALLCLALALQLWMPRLAGSWSSVSALGVLGVFDRGVQSVYSRSLRVNDRAGAWLAEFRFFRDNAFNRIRFLKERLDAPAQSSGEQRSGEPARREPAGEPAGENGEGRRVRPLA; this comes from the coding sequence ATGGACTGCATCCACGCGGAAGAGATGATGAGCGCATACCTGGAGTCCGCCCTCCCGCCCGGGGAGGCGCGGCTCCTCGAGGAGCACCTCGCCGGGTGCGGCGCCTGCGCTGCGCTGCCGGGGCGGATGCGCGCCGTCATCGACGCCTGCGGCCGGTTCCCGGTCCTGGAACCGGACCCCGCCCTGCTCGACCGCATCCTCCTCGCCACCTCGGGCCGCCCGCGCTCGCGCTCCTTCTCCGAGTGGGTCCGGACGCTGTGGCGCCCGCTGCTGACGCCCCGGTTGGCCGTGGGTTCGGGCCTGGCCCTGCTCTGTCTGGCCCTGGCCCTGCAATTATGGATGCCGCGCCTGGCCGGCTCCTGGTCGTCGGTGTCGGCGCTGGGGGTGCTGGGGGTCTTCGACCGCGGGGTGCAGAGCGTGTACAGCCGGAGCCTCCGGGTCAACGACCGGGCCGGGGCCTGGCTGGCGGAGTTCCGCTTCTTCCGCGACAACGCCTTCAACCGGATCCGCTTTTTGAAGGAACGGCTGGACGCGCCCGCGCAGAGCAGCGGGGAGCAGAGAAGCGGGGAACCGGCCCGGCGGGAGCCGGCGGGGGAACCGGCCGGGGAGAACGGGGAGGGGCGGCGGGTGAGGCCGCTCGCATAG
- a CDS encoding sigma-70 family RNA polymerase sigma factor, translated as MADKEFPLLSGDHRLVERCLEGDDAAWEAVVRAYGRRLYNLGYRYLGRREEAEDLTQEIMVRVYQNLGSYRPDAGSFQNWVLRVGRNLIIDHYRRNRRFAGAGGSEELETMNLGDTRTPSPQQAAEQAETARFVRSGLEALSPELREAVILRDLEGMEYREIAGLLSVPEGTVKSRINRGRIELARLLGKRRAAGGGRVREG; from the coding sequence ATGGCCGACAAGGAGTTCCCGTTGCTCTCAGGCGATCACAGACTTGTGGAGCGTTGTCTCGAGGGGGATGACGCCGCCTGGGAGGCGGTGGTCAGGGCCTACGGCCGGCGGCTGTACAACCTGGGCTACCGTTACCTCGGCCGCCGCGAGGAGGCGGAGGACCTGACGCAGGAGATCATGGTGCGGGTCTACCAGAACCTGGGGAGCTACCGGCCCGACGCGGGGAGCTTCCAGAACTGGGTCCTGCGGGTCGGCCGGAACCTCATCATCGATCACTACCGGCGCAACCGCCGCTTCGCGGGGGCGGGGGGGAGCGAGGAGCTGGAAACCATGAACCTGGGCGACACCCGGACCCCGTCCCCCCAGCAGGCGGCCGAACAGGCCGAGACCGCGCGTTTCGTCCGGTCCGGGCTCGAGGCGCTCTCCCCCGAACTGAGGGAGGCCGTCATCCTGCGGGACCTCGAGGGGATGGAATACCGGGAGATCGCCGGACTCCTCAGCGTCCCCGAGGGGACGGTCAAGAGCCGCATCAACCGCGGCCGGATCGAACTGGCGCGCCTGCTCGGGAAGCGGCGCGCCGCGGGCGGGGGCCGGGTTCGGGAGGGATAG